A region of Lycium barbarum isolate Lr01 chromosome 3, ASM1917538v2, whole genome shotgun sequence DNA encodes the following proteins:
- the LOC132633586 gene encoding glutamyl-tRNA reductase-binding protein, chloroplastic isoform X2 yields the protein MTTHLPTSTLPSKTALPFNKPWNKRAQFTFPKTNPCPRFSVRCAVSVVSEPIQSEITNNGKPFPAEVSRTIMELSSVGTLSTPTQDGWPLGIGVRFTVDPNGTPLLFLNDSTSKFAVNCKSSFLVQLEQYGLRTPQCTIQGILEKPEDLKLHSVWEKRFGHEVDEDRLFLLSVERVLQIEDFAEAGIWVTSSDYKSANPDPLRDFAERMIGEINTNNREDILRFCNIYVDLDFQVCDAKMLWVDRLGFDVRFRSPQNDVFEARIPFPREVTDEKGAKSSFNCMSQLAWEVEKNFHSAEFEKVKQLKKIEHGGL from the exons ATGACGACCCATCTTCCAACTTCAACTCTTCCCTCTAAAACTGCATTACCTTTCAATAAACCCTGGAATAAACGAGCTCAATTCACCTTCCCCAAAACAAACCCATGTCCAAGATTTTCAGTTAGATGTGCAGTTTCCGTTGTTTCTGAGCCAATTCAATCTGAAATTACCAACAATGGCAAACCATTTCCAGCTGAGGTTTCCAGGACAATTATGGAATTATCTTCAGTTGGCACTTTATCCACGCCTACTCAAGATGGTTGGCCTTTAGGCATTGGTGTTCGTTTCACTGTTGACCCTAATGGAACTCCTCTTCTCTTTTTGAATGACTCCACTTCGAAATTCGCTGTTAATTGCAAGTCTAGTTTCCTTGTTCAG TTAGAGCAATATGGGTTGCGGACTCCACAGTGCACGATACAGGGAATACTTGAAAAGCcagaagatttgaag CTTCATTCAGTTTGGGAAAAAAGATTTGGGCATGAAGTAGACGAGGACCGCTTATTTTTGCTTTCTGTGGAACGGGTACTTCAAATTGAAGATTTTGCAGAG GCTGGAATTTGGGTTACTTCTTCAGACTACAAGTCCGCGAACCCTGATCCTCTTCGAGACTTTGCAGAAAGAATGATTGGCGAGATAAATACTAACAATAGGGAAGACATCTTACGGTTTTGCAACATCTATGTAGATTTGGATTTCCAG GTTTGCGATGCCAAGATGCTTTGGGTTGATAGATTAGGTTTTGATGTCCGCTTCAGGTCTCCTCAAAATGATGTATTTGAAGCCCGTATCCCTTTTCCCAGAGAAGTTACAGATGAGAAGGGGGCAAAATCATCTTTCAATTGTATGTCTCAACTTGCTTGGGAAGTAGAAAAGAATTTCCATTCTGCTGAGTTTGAAAAGGTGAAACAACTGAAAAAGATCGAGCACGGAGGACTCTGA
- the LOC132633586 gene encoding glutamyl-tRNA reductase-binding protein, chloroplastic isoform X1 has product MTTHLPTSTLPSKTALPFNKPWNKRAQFTFPKTNPCPRFSVRCAVSVVSEPIQSEITNNGKPFPAEVSRTIMELSSVGTLSTPTQDGWPLGIGVRFTVDPNGTPLLFLNDSTSKFAVNCKSSFLVQLEQYGLRTPQCTIQGILEKPEDLKKLHSVWEKRFGHEVDEDRLFLLSVERVLQIEDFAEAGIWVTSSDYKSANPDPLRDFAERMIGEINTNNREDILRFCNIYVDLDFQVCDAKMLWVDRLGFDVRFRSPQNDVFEARIPFPREVTDEKGAKSSFNCMSQLAWEVEKNFHSAEFEKVKQLKKIEHGGL; this is encoded by the exons ATGACGACCCATCTTCCAACTTCAACTCTTCCCTCTAAAACTGCATTACCTTTCAATAAACCCTGGAATAAACGAGCTCAATTCACCTTCCCCAAAACAAACCCATGTCCAAGATTTTCAGTTAGATGTGCAGTTTCCGTTGTTTCTGAGCCAATTCAATCTGAAATTACCAACAATGGCAAACCATTTCCAGCTGAGGTTTCCAGGACAATTATGGAATTATCTTCAGTTGGCACTTTATCCACGCCTACTCAAGATGGTTGGCCTTTAGGCATTGGTGTTCGTTTCACTGTTGACCCTAATGGAACTCCTCTTCTCTTTTTGAATGACTCCACTTCGAAATTCGCTGTTAATTGCAAGTCTAGTTTCCTTGTTCAG TTAGAGCAATATGGGTTGCGGACTCCACAGTGCACGATACAGGGAATACTTGAAAAGCcagaagatttgaag AAGCTTCATTCAGTTTGGGAAAAAAGATTTGGGCATGAAGTAGACGAGGACCGCTTATTTTTGCTTTCTGTGGAACGGGTACTTCAAATTGAAGATTTTGCAGAG GCTGGAATTTGGGTTACTTCTTCAGACTACAAGTCCGCGAACCCTGATCCTCTTCGAGACTTTGCAGAAAGAATGATTGGCGAGATAAATACTAACAATAGGGAAGACATCTTACGGTTTTGCAACATCTATGTAGATTTGGATTTCCAG GTTTGCGATGCCAAGATGCTTTGGGTTGATAGATTAGGTTTTGATGTCCGCTTCAGGTCTCCTCAAAATGATGTATTTGAAGCCCGTATCCCTTTTCCCAGAGAAGTTACAGATGAGAAGGGGGCAAAATCATCTTTCAATTGTATGTCTCAACTTGCTTGGGAAGTAGAAAAGAATTTCCATTCTGCTGAGTTTGAAAAGGTGAAACAACTGAAAAAGATCGAGCACGGAGGACTCTGA